ctctctctctcccctccgcctctcttgctttctctcgctctcatcATTTTCCAGTGTCATGGCTGATGCTGATACCTAGTTCTATGACATGCGTGAAGCAAAATGGAAATAAAGATAGCACAAGGGCCGGGAAAGTATAATATAATGACAGGCCTTATTGCGACGGCAGCTCTGAGAGGTGAAAGGAAGAGGCATTGGATGGATAATGGAATAGATAAGGAAACCATTCTACCTGAGCCATTCAATGATTCATAGCTTGAACATAGTTTTTCTTAAATAAAAAGCATCCAAAAAGCAATGTAGTCCACACAAAGTGGAGTAGGGTGAAACTGTAGTatgacataaacagtgctgtTTGCGTTAGGAGATAAATGTCAATAATGTACATGAAAACGCATCAGTATACATTATAATGGAAAAAGGCAAGCCAAAGTATAGTATACATTGGTAAATAGAAAATATCTCAAAATGATGAATGTAAAGCTGTTTTTAAATAGGCTGcattgtgatacattgaaataTTCCTCAAACAGGGTGATGCGTTTACTCTCTCTGAGTCTGTGTATTTGTTTGATATATCCTTATTTATTTCCCAGGAGCAatgcagcatgtctcctctcaTTCAGTCAAAGAGCAAGTGCCATGCTTAATACATCTCCATGTAAATATTATAGCGAAAAAGGAAAttggggagtgagagagggagagagagaaatagacaaacAGAAAAAGAGTGGCATGTAAAGTGGAAGTAAAAGACCACTATTTGATCGGGAAGTTTCCTCTCACAACAATGTAAGTTGTTTTTTCTGTACTTGTGACTGAAATATCAAGTTCCGTTTTGTAATCATCTTGTTTTCCTCCTAGACATTTCTCTTGGCTTTGTGAAAGGTACGAGTATAGTGCTTtactggtaggcctacagtatgagTGGGGGATGCGTGCCCCAATGTGGTGAACCATCCAATGTGTCCTGACACTGATGCCACTCTGCTGCAAGGGCAGAGAGGGCAGTGGCTATGCCGTGTCCTCTGACCAAAATGCATAGTCCTTTCCCCTCCGGCACTATGACGCCATATGCACCTGTACACAACACATGACTATCAAGGACTCTTCCAAATCTGTGACAGAGGGGAAAGGACTATGTGTGTGTTCCACAAAGGATGACAGTGAAGTGCAGTGTACTCTGATACTGTTAAACAGTTTTACACACAGTTCTTTTCCTATTTATTGTTCCCCAATGTTCAACCTTCAGAGGACCTGTATTCGGGAGCATGTTTGCATGGTGGATTGAGAAGATGCACAGTTGACAAACAGGATTACAGGGCCTGCTCTGGGGAGCGGAGAGGCTTCTGCCCCTGTTCAAGTAGCATGATGCACGGCACACCGCTCCTCTCTTCTACTCCAGACACACTGACAATTACCGCTGAAGGTCAGTGAAGTCAGAAGCTGAATGTCACAGTTTAGACACAGTtttgggaggaggaggaatattcAAATAAATATGCTTGTCTATGCTGTCTCCTGTCCTGAAAAATAGTAATTCCCTGCTCCTGAATTCCAGTGTAGCAGCCCTGGGATTAGGTAGCAGCGAGTTAAAAGGCAACAGAAACGTATCGATTAGAGGGAGTGAATCAGAGTGCCATGGTACCTTGAATAATAAATTGAAGGGGACACAGCCACCGCTTGTCAAATGGGGATTCTCATTACGAGGGGATAGACTCCTGCTTTTATCCCGTTGGTTGATTCCCCCTGTAGATAAGCTGATGGATAAGTCACACCATGGGGCCATGGAAGCGTGTCACCAAACATCAGGAAGTCTGACTGTCTCTGAGAAACTTAACATAAGTTTAAGTGAGCATTCCGCAGCCCATTTATCCCCCACCCCACCATTTGACAGGTATTTTCTAATCCTTGCAGTAAAGGACTGGTTAATGAGAGGGTATTTATAGcaccaacacacactctctctctctctctctctctctctctctctctctctctctctctctctctctctctctctcctctctctcttctctcttctctctctctctctctctcctctcctctctctctctctctctctctctctctctctctctctctctctcctctctctctctctcctctctctctctctctctctctctctctctctctctctctctctctctctctctctctctctctctctctctctctctctctctctctctctctctctctctgagtagaGTTGTACTAAGCTGGAGAACAGAGATGAACTGCTTCATAATAATACTATGTCATAGAGGTGAGGAAATATTGGAAGACTGAGAAAACTGAAATGTGTGTGCAGGAGGCGGTACATGAACAAAAAGGACCCATACTGTAATATAGGTCCAATCAGACTTCCTGAGATACTAGATTCAGCGACCGACTGAAACTCATATTATTGTTTGGGCTGATCTTGAACAGACTCTAAGAGCAAGACAAGCCTCAGTCTGTTACCGACTTAGACACCAGATGATCTGGAGTTGTGGATACCGAGCCAAGAGCGTAATGTCCACACTTGTATTGAGTGGCTCAATAGAAGCAGAACTCCTCAAAGGCCCAATGCCACTCCATGAAGCCAGAAAATCTATGATAGCAACAGGTCACATGAGTCATCTATCAGGCCAGAACACATTTTTCTCTCTTATATGGATATATctgacagtctctctctggtctggcCTCCCTACAtcatccctcatccccctctgTTTACTCCTGACATGGCTTTCTCCATATCTCCCATCTCCTTTATCATCCTACCCCCTTGCCCGTCCCTTCTTCCTAGTCAATATCTCACTCTTTTATCACTTTGATTCCACTTACAGtatttctcctctccccccaacTCATCTTTCTCGACTTCCTCGAAAATAATATTCCAAAAATCATTCTTCTTTCCTTTCAAGTCCCGAAATAGACATCAAAGTCAGACGGCAGAATTTCAATTCAGAATCAAATCCCCAGTCTAAATGTAGCTACCTCCTCTAATTCAtttcgctctctctgtcctctctccaggCTGTGGGCTAGAGTTCCTGCTGGTTCTCTGTGGTCTGGAGCTTTCCTGGTCCTGCCCACACCACTGTATCTGCTACACCGCGCCCAGTACCGTCAGCTGCCAGGCACACAACTTCCTGTCCGTCCCCGAAGGCATTCCCCCACACAGCGAGCGTATCTTCCTGCAGAACAACAAGATCCACCGGCTGCTGCAGGGCCACTTCAGCCCCACCACGGTCACACTGTGGATCTACTCCAACAACATCACCTACATCGAGCCCTCCACCTTCCACGGCTTCGCCCAGCTGGAGGAGCTGGACCTGGGGGACAACCGTCACCTGCGTTCCCTGGCTGCAGACACATTCCATGGACTGGGCCGGCTCCATGCTCTGCACCTGTACCGCTGTGGGCTCAGTGCGCTGCCCAGTAACATCTTCCAGGGGCTACGCAATCTgcagtatctctacctacaggtaCGTTGGCCACTGGGGCTCTATGACACTTTTAGTCAAACAAAACAATGCTGCATTTTACATTTGAAAATAcaatatagagtaccagtcaaaagtttggacacacctactcattccagggtttttcgttattttttatattttctacattgtagaataatagtgaagatatcacaactatgaaataacacatatggaatcatgttgtaaccaaaaaagtgttaaataaatacaaatattttatattggagattcttcaaagtagccaccctttgccttgatgatagctttgcacactcttggcattctctcaaccagcttcatgaagtagtcacctggaatgcatttcaattaacaggtgtgcattgttaaaagttaatttgtgcaatttctttccttcttaatgaatttgtgccaatcagttgttttgtgacaaggtaggagtggtatacagaagatagccctatttggtaacagaccaagtccatattatggcaagaacagcttaaataagcaaagagaaacaacagtccataattactttaagatatgaaggtcagtcaatcctgaaAATTTCCAGAACTTTGTGAGCAAAAAAATTCAAGAACAAGTGCTCAAAAAACAGCAATAtcatgaaactagctctcatgaggaccccctcatgaaaggaagacccagagttacctctgctgcagaggataagttcattagagttaactgcctcagaagttgcagcccaaataaattcaagtaacagacacatctcaacatcaactgtttagaggagactgcgtgaatcaggccttcatggtcggatttctgcaaagaaaccactactaaaggacaccaataataagaagagacttgcttgggccaagaaacacgagtaacggacattagactggtggaaatctgtaatttggtctgattagtccaaatttgagatttttggttccaaccgccgtgccgttgtgagacgcagagtaggtgaacggatgatctctgcatgtgtggttcccaccatgatgcatagaggaggaggtgtgatggtgctagtgacactgtctgtgatttatttagaattcaaggcacacttaaccagcatggctaccacagctttctgcagcgatacgccatcccatctggtttgtgcttagtgggactatcatttgttttccaacagaacaatgacccaaaatacacctccaggctgtgtaagggctatttgaccaaagagcatgattgagtgctgcatcagatgacctggcgtccacaatcacccgacctcaacccaattgagatggtttgggatgagttggactgcagagtgaaggaaaagcagtcaaacaagtgctcagcataggtgggaactccttcaagactgttggaaaggatTCCGGattaagctgtttgagagaatgccaagagtgtgtaaagctgtcatcaacgcaaaaggggtatattttgatttgtttaacagttttttggttactacatgattccacttgtgttatttcatagttttgatgtcttcactattgttctacaatgtagaaaaaagtccaaataaagaaaaacccttgaatgagtaggtgagtccaaacttttgactggtactgtatatacccaGGGCTGTTAAGCTTTATTTTCTCTGTCCTACTTTATAGTAGCCACATACCTTATAACCAAACAACATGTTGGGAACTACAGTGTTACAGAGTACCGTAGGTGTATAACCTCTCCATTTTGCTGTGTTTGGCTGTTCTCAGGATAATCACCTGGAGTTCCTGCAGGATGACATCtttgtggacctccacaaccTGAGCCACCTGTTCCTGCATGGGAACCGTCTGTGGTCACTGCACCAGAACACCTTCCGGGGGCTGGGGGCCCTGGACCGCCTGCTGCTGCACCACAACCAGCTGCAGTGGGTGGACCGCCTGGCCTTCCACGACCTGCGTCGCCTCACCACCCTCTACCTGTTTAACAACTCACTGACCGAGCTGTCTGGAGACTGCCTGGCACTGCTGCCTGCCCTGGAGTACCTGCGCCTCAACGACAACCCCTGGGAGTGTGACTGCAAGGCCCTGTCGCTGTGGGACTGGCTCAAACGCTTCAGAGGTTCTACTTCGTCCGTAGGCTGTCAGGCCCCGGCCGAGCTGGCTGGGAGGGACCTCAAGCAGCTCCGCAAGGAGGACTTCCCCAACTGCTCTGGCTCTGAGTCCCTGCACCAGAGCAAGACCTGGGCCGGGACTGATAAGGTATCACTGAAGAAGGAGCCACATCCAGTGCCACCGCCTCACTCCCACCCCCACCGTCCTCACCACAACGAGTCACCACACTATCCCTCGCCACCCTCGCCTCTGCCCCATCCACCCCCGTCTGTAAGCGGGGAGAGCACGGGATCAGAGGGACAACCTGGGGTGGCGCCCCCTCAGAGGCCAGGCCGCGCTCGGAACTGCACCCGCCAGCGCGTCAGGGGAGGCAAGGGGAAGGGGCAGAATGAGGTGCATACCTTAAAGGAGATGACCGATAAGGAGTATTCCTCGCCCGATTTTGAAGGGGGCAAATATGACCACACGTCCCCGGATGGCACGGTCACGCGAAGGAAGCATAAGTGCCCTCCCCGGACCACTGTTCGCCCCCCTAGTGGGGTGCAACAAGCCACCAATAGGGCCACGTTCTCCCAGCCCTTAATTCATCTCAATGCCATAATGGGAGCTTTGTTGCCCATGACCATTGCCCATATTCTCCGCTGACCTAGAGGGAGGGATAGGTACTGGCTAAACGACAACAGTGCAGTCCTTAGACCTGCTCTAGCTCCTGCACAacaaggtctgtgtgtgtgtgtactttgtgtgtgtggttgtgtgtgtaaaACATTGTGTAGGGAGCTGTTTAGACTCTGAAATAGACTTTCAAACATCAACATCAAATGTGGGACGGGGATGTGTGAGGGATGGGGATGTGTGAGGGTTGGGGAGTGAGGAAAGACGAAAGGAAAACATAGAACACGCTTGCACTGCCACTGTTGCCATTATATTCTCATTTCCTGTTGTCTTGGTCTCTTTCTGTCTGAGTTCTGTCTTCGACTCTGCTGAAGCACAGATAACGAAACTTTTGGGGGGGAAAAAGAGATGGTGAAATGCAGCAATTTAGCTATGAGACAGATAAGCTCTAAGGAAAAAGTGTTGAAGCCAGCTTTAATTATCAGTTCACAGTTTGTAAATCCTTATTGTGAAACAGAAAACAGATGACGTGGTGAAAGAAACCATCACAGAGAAGTCTAGCCCAATCTTGTGTTTCATATTATTTGCCAAATGTTATTTATTACATTCATTGCCAATAGCTGCTGCATAGAATTGGGCCACAGAGGAAATCGAGGGTATTGCTCATCAACAGGGAGATAAGCAGGAAGCTGCCCGGTCATAAATCATAATTCCATCTCAGAACAGGAATGTGCAACGCTCACTTCTTAGCAGAAGTCATGGAAAACTACAGAAACAGCACTGCAAAgagcagcacacacacagaccagtcAGCTCCAGCTACAGTATGATAACTAGGTCACTTCTGCTCCATGCCCTGGTAACATTGACCCCCGAGCTACATATCTAGGTATACATCTTCTGCCTACTTTACAGTATTTCTACAATATTTACATTCTGCTTTATTAATTCCTGCTTCTAAATGTCCTTTCTTTCTACCTGCTCCATTTCATTTTCTACATGTGCTACTACATATTAAGCTAATATACCCAAGCTGCTAATTATCTTTATGGAGGTGAGTGGGACTGTGGTTGACTCCCACTTCCTTCAAAAACCAGTGTCCCCCCCCCCAGGAGAAGAAAGCTGTGAATATTGATGGATCTGTGTATTTCTTGtctcaaatgttgtttgtttGATTTTGCCAAGACGTAAAGAGGACCTAGCGATGGAGCCCTATACAGGGTACACAGCCTTAGGGGTTAAGGGTCAGATTGGGTATTCTCAGTTTCCCAGTGAGGCTTTGGGCTTCGCTGAACAGAACACTCTTCAGTGTG
The sequence above is drawn from the Salvelinus fontinalis isolate EN_2023a chromosome 24, ASM2944872v1, whole genome shotgun sequence genome and encodes:
- the LOC129822189 gene encoding reticulon-4 receptor-like 1 encodes the protein MFKGGCGLEFLLVLCGLELSWSCPHHCICYTAPSTVSCQAHNFLSVPEGIPPHSERIFLQNNKIHRLLQGHFSPTTVTLWIYSNNITYIEPSTFHGFAQLEELDLGDNRHLRSLAADTFHGLGRLHALHLYRCGLSALPSNIFQGLRNLQYLYLQDNHLEFLQDDIFVDLHNLSHLFLHGNRLWSLHQNTFRGLGALDRLLLHHNQLQWVDRLAFHDLRRLTTLYLFNNSLTELSGDCLALLPALEYLRLNDNPWECDCKALSLWDWLKRFRGSTSSVGCQAPAELAGRDLKQLRKEDFPNCSGSESLHQSKTWAGTDKVSLKKEPHPVPPPHSHPHRPHHNESPHYPSPPSPLPHPPPSVSGESTGSEGQPGVAPPQRPGRARNCTRQRVRGGKGKGQNEVHTLKEMTDKEYSSPDFEGGKYDHTSPDGTVTRRKHKCPPRTTVRPPSGVQQATNRATFSQPLIHLNAIMGALLPMTIAHILR